The genomic window ataaactATAAGAGAAGCAATCTATACGAGAAATAACCTATAAAAAGAAATTATCCATAAAAGAAATTACCTATAACACAAGTAATCTATAAGAGAAATAAACTATAAGGGAAATGATTTATAGTAGAAACACTTATGAAAGCTATATAAAAGTTTGAACGAAATTTAATACAAGTTTAATGGACAGAAGTTAAAAGCCACAGGGGACAAACAGCCTTCAGTTCCTCTCGCCCTTACGCATAGAGTCCAAAAGGGTTAGTTTCTTTGATGGGCACTAACCTTATGTATGGATCTTTATGAGGGTGACTTAAAACAATGTTGCCTCCCTTGAGTGTTTTCTTCAAAGGTCACATACCTGAGCTTATCACCTTCTACATGGTCTTTATGAgggtgactaaaaaaaaaaaaggacgaaaaagaaaaagtaaccCACGCCTCTACACTTTTCACAATCATAAAGTAAGTAAATGCACGCTTCTTATTACTTATATGGGGTTTAAGTGCCTTGAAAATAAAGGGTGAAATCCGCACTTAACACTTATCTAGTGATACAGAAGTAATCTCGTTACACGATTACTTAATACCTatgagctaacctaacctaacctaacctaacctaacctaacctaacctaacctaacctaacctaacctaacttaacctaacctaacctaacctaacctatgagctaacctaacctaacctaacctaacctaacctaacctaacctaacctaacctaacctaacctaacctaacctaacctaacctaacctaacctaacctaacctatgagctaacctaacctaacctaacctaacctacctaacctaacctaacctaacctacctaacctaacctaacctacctaacctaacctaacttaaaccatAACTAACAATCTAACTacacctaatgtaacctaacttaacctaacctcatgtaACCCAACCAATCCAATCCAATCCaatctaaaccaaacctaacccaacccaatataaccgaacctaacccaacttaagctaactaaacctaacctaacggaaCCTAACAACCTAAGTTAATCCAATTAAACGTAACCtatcataacctaacataacttaaccaaaGCTGAcgaaatctaacctaacctaaataatcttaaccaaacctaacaaaaccAAACTTTAacataacaaaacctaaccaaaaactaacaaaacttaaacctaacctaacctaaccaaacctgacataacctagcataaccaaaccaaaccttacaaaacccaacttaacctaacttgatctAACAAAAtgtaacgaaacctaacctaacctaacctaacctaacctaacctaacctaacttgatctaACAAAAtgtaacgaaacctaacctaacctaactaaacctaacctaacctaacaatatcTAACCTAAAGAAACAACTGCTTAACACTTGTTTCCTTATTACTTAGATGTGCCTGCTTCACTTCAAAAGCAAATTTATCAACTTTACAAGCCctgatgaaaacacacacacacacacacacacacacacacacacacacacacacacacacacacacacacaaaccttatCAGTTCGGGAAAACCTTATGAAACTAAAAACAAGACTTTTCCTGGTACaccaaaaacaatacaaaaaaatctgcgaaaaaacaagaatgaataaaaCGAAAACAAGGTCAACAGTTaaactatataagaaaaaaaaagtggtaaatttggggcaaaaaaaaaaacttgttaaaAAAACTCAAGGTCAGTCTTATTTAAgttcactagagagagagagagagagagagagagagagagagagagagagagagagagagagagagagagagagagagagagagagagagagagagagagagagagagagagagagagagagagagagagagagagagagaggtcttatCACACCCTCACTCACTTCCCTAAATATCAATCAAGGTACTGCTACACGTAGGTACATTTGCACTCCTTTAGGGTTGCACAGGTGGGGTGccgcaaggagggaaggacccATGGAGCCTCCGCTGTTTGTGATGTTTATGGTGTTTATAGTGCAGTTATTTTCAGAGTTTATAGTGTGCAGTGTTTACGTTTGTAGTTTTAATGTTAACTGATATATAAATATGTCTTGCAGCgttctgtttatattttattgtttacatatgtgttaaagagagagagagagagagagagagagagagagagagagagagagagagagagagagagagagagagagagagagagagagagagagattcactatTTTATAGGGCGCCATTTTGTTcttcgtcgagagagagagagagagagagagagagagagagagagagagagagagagagagagagagagagattgaggtgGCTTGAGAATGGAGACAAagtggaatggaaggaggaggaggaggagaggaaggtagggaaggggaaaggaggggaaggaagaacagtagagaggggaggagaagcgGGGGGTGAATGGTATGGGGAGAAAGTTatgagggggaagaaaatggggaaaagaaggagattggcacgaggaagggagggagggagggcgggagggagggtgggaggaggaggaggagaggaggaggaagaggaaaggtcgACTACATGCcaactccccttcctcctcctcctcctcctcctctttctcctccttgtatcgccacgcccctcctcctcctcctcctcctcctcctcctcctcctcctccttctcctcctcctccccacgcccacgccctccCCACAGTGGGCGGACCTGCTTCCAGACCCTCCAGGAACGTAGctgattcctccctcccttccctctacccctccctccttccctccacccatccaaacctctcttctcctcctcctcctcctccttccttccctcttaatGTATTCTCAATTCTTCTTCAgctgctcctccttcatctctctctctctctctctctctctctctctctctctctctctctctctctctctctctctctcgctcagtaTTAACAGCCATGTAAacactgcatctctctctctctctctctctctctctctctctctctctctctctctctctctctctctctctctctctctctctctctctctctctctctctctctctcactattgaGACACATTCCTATAGACGATCCaacctcctgctgctgctcctcctcctcctcctcctcctcctcctcctcctcctcaccttggCCTATAAGAGAGTCTAATCGTTTATATAAGTTATCTGATCCTCCTtgactcttcctcccttcacctatAAAGCATAAACGGCTCGTCTGTATAAACAATCGTATCCTCTTTaaaactattctctctctctctctctctctctctctctctctctctctctctctctctctctctctctctctctctctctctctcgacctagaacaataaaggaatctaattttttttttaaggaatctgatttttttttcatttttcttccctttacgAGTGACTTATAGAACCACGAACTAGTCATTAAAATTAGAATCTTAAATCTGTTCTCTCAAgcttaaataataaaagaatccAATTAACTTTAAAGGAATCACACAGGTTTTCTTCCAATAACTTCTTGAAACACgcacttatctttttttcattttttttttttttttgcttcctatAATTTATAAAACCACAAACtactttttttatacttttccttccaaaactcaaaaactttttcatttttccttccttaactcGGACACAaactagtttcttttttttaacatttccttCTCAGAACTCACAAAAAAACACTACATTTTATGAACTTGCCTTCCCGtaactcacacaaacacagaatAAACATATATACAAGCCATCAAGTCCTTTCTTaacacccttcctttcttccttaacgCAACCAAACAGGATCTGACCGTCTATTCCCCTTCATCCCAAGACACACGCATTTCACAACGCTTTCTATAAATGTAATCAATTTAAACATCACCCTATActttcttcactctccctttctcccttaccGTGCACAAACAGGATCCAACCCTCTATTTCTCCTGATCCTAAGACAGATACAATGCATCACGTTTtctataaatacaatacactcAACCACAATTTAATAAGCGATGCAAACAACTGTAATCATTAACAGCAAGCAAATTGTTATCTAGGAGActaaaattctaaaaaaaacccgtcttgttaggttaggttaggttaggttaaggttaggttaggttaggttaggttaggttaggttaggttaggttaggttaggttaggttaaggtaaggttaggttaggttaggttaggttaggttaggttaggttaggttaggttaggttaaggtaaggttaggttaggttaggttaggttaggttaggttaaggttaggttaggttaggttaggttaggttaggttaggcgatCTTAACCTTTAATCTTTCTACTTTTATTGGAATCGGAACCTGTTAATAGTGGAATCATAAGTATATAATTCACAAATCATTTTTCCCACGTTTGATAATTTAATGGTTttcgaagtgtgtgtgtgtgtgtgtgtgtgtgtgtgtgtgtgtgtgtgtgtgtgtgtgtgtctctctctctctctctctctctctctctctctctctctctctctctctctctctctctctctctctctctctcacgaaattatttaagcaaagaaagaaaaaaagaggaaaacaaggaaaacaagataagtGACAGCTCATCAACAGTCTGAGGCAGGGCAGCGTTGCATCCCTGGCTCACACCAACACCTTGGGAACAGATGAGGCGAATCAAGGTACAAACTGGgcggaaaggaagataaaattgcTTTCCCTAGTCCAAATtttccgggagagagagagagagagagagagagagagagagagagagagagagagagagagagagagagagagagagagagagagagagagaatggaaaacgtttaaaaatatatatataagaatgggAATTAGTTTCgtatatgaaataaatacaatGTAAATATATTGAAATAAAATGACTGAAAATTATGTATCTTATTGatgacatataaaaaaaaaacagtatataAAACTAAATAGGAAATAATACAAACATAAACAATTAATGAGCTaaaaattacgttttttttttaaatatacaaGTACATTAATAATTATACAACCGGAGAGGTATAAATataagtataaaaaataaacaaatagataaacagatacaaataataaaacaaatacattgatatatgaataaatacaaacaaCCCTTTTACTGCCTTTCCCCGTTAACTCCTGAACACTTGccacaacaataacagaagaccagacctgacacacacacacacacacacacacacacacacacacacacacacacacacacacacacacacacacgacctagccaaacctaacccaacacacacacatcagacttaacacacacacacacacacacacacacacacacacacacacacacacacacacacacaacaggagcGCTAAGGTTTCCAGGTTTTCTCCTCGCCTCACCTTCGCCGCCAAGGCCTCGATGAGTGTGCAGGTGAGGAGACACACCTGCCTCACTCAATGGCACGCTACtgctatcagaaaaaaaatataagtagatcagatgaaaaataatgttaataataatggcTATGTAACAGTAAACTTAACAACAGTAaactcaacaacaacagtaaactcaacaacaacaacaacaacaacaacaacaacaacaacaacaacaacaacaataataatagttttaatccaatataataacagataagcagaataaacaaaacacatgataaaaataaacccttcaagacaacaaaaacaaaaaacataaaacaacgtactgcaataaaaataaaataaaaaaaatacttctaaATCTTTACAATACCTGATCGGATTCCATTTGAGACTCCCATTAAGAAAAGCAGaccctaaaataaataaaaaaaagaataaaaataagtgaataaaaaacaaaactcttCTAATCTAATCCAACGAAAAAGTAAAGAGATTCCAATCCTTTACACTACCCAAGCAAGTGATATCCAATTCTACTGAGACTTTAATTCTCTTAGAAGAAAACGAGATCATTAGATAGAGCTCATTACTTTCAAAGCCTCACAACTCTACACAATCCAATCCTATTCATACAACAATCTAATACTCTAATTGAACCAACACCTGTATCAAATgcccctttattttcctttcagtcAACCTAAATCTTTAAGAACAATATAGTCTATTCattcttataagtgttttaaaaTTTTGTTGATTACTCTTTAAAGAATCAAAACCATTCTAAACACAATTCAATCATCTGTTTCATCTTATAACTCCTTTAAAAAGCCGTTAATccttttatatttaatttaaaCCTCTGTAAACACTATTCAATCGTCTATTCAACCAAACCAAAATAATTACAAGCAATCCAATTCTCTTTTCAATAATATAACCGTTGTAGTCTTcctaattttcctttattcaatTCAAACCCTTTTAAACACAATCCAATCGTCTATTCAACCAAACCACATATTTGGAAacattctatttatctattcagtCATAAAACTTCCTTAAAAACACCTAACCCCCTTTTATCAATCCAATCCCTTTTAAAACACAATCCAGTGGTATAATCTATTCAACAACACCTTCAAATCACTGTAATCAttccacacacacttaaaatcgTGTTATTAAACCTTCTCCTGCTTTCAAACCATTCTGATCCTCTTAACTCTCTCCGATCCTTTACGAGGCTGATCCGACCCCTCACATGTGGTGTTAAGGAGACTCGGCCCCATTCATCAGATGCTTCCGAAATGGCATCCTTTTATGGGCATTCCATTATTCCTCACAAGACGTCGTAaagtgcggaggaggaggaggaggaggaggaggaggaggaggaggaggaggaggaggaggaattaagagTCGGGTCTTTAACTTATATAtttgtaccacacacacacacacacacacacacacacacacacacacacacacacacacacacacacacactgccttccGTTTGTCATTTCAAGAACAATGAATTACCAATTATTATGATGTTACTCATGattctgatgatgatggtggtggtggtggtggtggtggtggtggtggtggtggtggtgttgaacgCTATTAAAGTCTTGGGACATGCATCACCTTATTtaatagtgtagtagtagtagtagtagtagtagtagtagtagtagtagtagtagtagtagtagtagtagtagtagtagtagtagtagtagtagtagatcttCAAGAGAagcaacataaataaataactaattaattaaataaactaGCTAcctaataaacaaaacaaaaattaaataaataagcaaagacaaaacaaacacaaaacagaaaaattacGTCAActttgaataaaaagaaaacaaacaaaattagttacacacacacacacacacacacacacacacacacacacacacacacacacacacacacacgtaaacaacaCCACCTGGACGCAAACAAAGGCACACCTGTAATTAGATGTGACTCACCTGCAAGGACGAGGGGGGTgatgagagggggaggaggaggaggaggaggaggaggaggaggaggaggaggaggaggaggaggaggaggaggaggaggaggaggaggaggaggaggaggaggacaattaAACGTGTGGAATTTCCAAGATgtcaacaaccacaacaataacaacaacaataaaacaacaacaacaacaataaaaacaacaacaacaacaattataatgaTCCCaatgcacaaaaaataaataaacaaatcattaACGACCACACAAATATCATCCACATAGCATCATCCATCCACTCTTCCACAAACAACACAAGCaacttttccatctctttctttcttctctaaacTCTTCCACTCTTCCACCATCAACTCAAGATTCAATAACTATTCCACTCACTGCCTTTCACTAAATACCATCCACTCCTCCAATACCTCCATTCATTAAGAACCATCCATTTAtccactttcctccaccaacatcatcatcatcatcacccatcatccactctcttccactatccacTGAATCACTATCTTTCACAAATAATATACCTTTTATTATCTATCCACCTACGAGTCAGTTAAGTCAGGTAgatattcagtcagtcagtcagcctctcacacacaccttaacccctctccccccacctcttatgcccctccacacacctgcctcacaacacaacacagggtAATAAACAAAGCCAGAGTTACACACAGATTCCTTTTAAACCCGACCCCCCCAGACGCACCTTGGCATTCCTGAACCTCCGTGCCTGTGTCCATCTTGCTTGTGATCCTCTTCAGAAGTTCcaacactcttctctctctcctgaatgaATGGAGATTTAATGTTGAACTAAATTGTCTGTGTGTATTTAactgtcttccttcttgtttcttctttttcttcgtcttcttcttctttaacagTATTTTGATAACGTCcacagtgcatttttttttcttctttttttcctgatttctcTTCTGATCCATTTATTAATTGTGCATTATTTACCTTATCAATTTTCCTTCAAGGCACGGTAACGAgaaatttaactctctctctctctctctctctctctctctctctctctctctctctctctctctctctctctctctctctctctcattacctgtTTTATCTCCATGTATCTCATTTAATACAATTCCAAATCTTTTCCATCACAGTTTggtataatttcttttttttttctaagtacgTCATCGTTTTATACTTCagttttctcttactttcacaTATTTATTCaactttattttacttatatttttacttaactaacgtatctctctctctctctctctctctctctctctctctctctctctctctctctctctctctctctctctctgactcaccaCTTCaaactcttccttttattcatctacCACCCCCGTTCTttatcccttctccttttcccctctttatcctctcttctcttcctcttctcgtctcttttctcacacttctcatcatcttttctcccgctctcctctcttttctctcttatcctctcttctctctccttcttccttctctccttcctctctaccctttccccttctttctctcttccctcttccctctttccccacagttcttctctcccttcctttcccctctttacacctctcctccccttccctcttctcctttttcttctaccttctcctcctccccttctactCATGTTAAAAAGGCCGCTTCAATATGCcccgcctttcctcctcctcctcctcctcctcctcctcctcctcctcctcctcctcctcctcctcctcctcctcctgtcgaaTATCATCAGAGGTGGAGACACAAAACATTTTTAGAATTGGTGTCAGGCGGAGATGTTACAAaaatccatgagagagagagagagagagagagagagagagagagagagagagagagagagagagagagagagagagagagagagagagagagagagagagagagagagataatgtgggATGAAACATGATGAAGGGTTTGGTTGaagaactaggaggaggaggaggaggaggaggaggaggaggaggaggaggaggaggaggagaaggaaagagaagtgtaGCGTGTTTATCTGCTAATTATCTTCCCCTTAATTACATATGccttattactgttattattattattattattattattattattattattattattattatcattattgttattattattattattatgaaaagtTAATGTGATTTATCTTGTAAGGGGAATGAaagtgaatggaagaaaggaatagaaacagaaggaaagggagggaatgggaggggtgtgtggagggatggagagaaagagagagagagaagagagaagggagagagagacaaagggggGGACAAAAACAGGGTCACACAAAggcccacccctccctcccctcgccctccGCCCGTGTCaagatgaagggaggggcggggcaggggaagggcggggcaggagggaagggagggaaagggaggagaggggaggggcaggTCACGAGGGAAAAGATGGCCTCGCAGGGCAAAAAGTGTGACCTCGAGTAAAGTTTAAGGTGAtagtgtgtgttggggtgtcgcggggaaggggagagggaagggggaggagggagggtaaggggggAGTcacgctgtggtggtggtggtgtaatgttgtggtgatagtggcgaTAGTGTGCGCGTGTCTCTccgcctctccttctcctcaggtggtggtggtggtggtggtggtgttaaggtgtggtgacagtggtgagaGTGGAGCGTGtcacccctcctcttcccaggtggtgaaggtggtggtggtggtggtggtggtggtggtggtgtaatggtgtgttgaaggtagtggtagtggtggtagtggcgcgTGTCTCACCGTTCCTTCTCCCCGCAGGTCGCCCCGCCGCCCGCCTGATGTTGGTGCCCCGGGCCGCCCCAGCCTGCGCCATGCCCGCCGCCTCGCCCAcgcgccccgccccgcgcccCATCACGCCCGCGGCTGCCTactcccaccactaccacatgtCTCCGCCGGCGCCGAGCTACGGGCGGCCCCGCCTGATGGCCGCCCTCACGCAGCCCTCGCCCCCGGGGGTGTCTCGGTCCCGCTCCCCCCACCCCAGCCTGGCCCAGTACGAGGTGCCTGGCCTGCCCCTCAGGGCGCCGCCCCACGCCTTCCGTCCCCCTGGCGTTCATGGTTCCCTGGGCTCCCCCAAGCAGGCCGCCGTGTGCCCCGAGGCACGCGCCCCCTACCCCACCCCCGACCTACCcgacacccacccacctccctGGCGGTCTGACGCGCCGCCTCAAGCCTCGGACATGCCCTTCGACCTGTCCACGCACAACCGCGAGCCGCGCATGTCCCCTGCCTCGCGCCCCCTGGACCTGTCCGAGGCGGACCAGCCGCTGGACCTCACCGTCAAGAAGCGCCTGCCGCTGGAGGACGAGAATATGAACCTGGTGGAGCGTCGCACGCCGCCCCCCGTGCTGCAGGTGGCGCCCTCCCCCAAGTACCATTCCCCGGTGCACGAGTACCGCCCCCCATGCCGCCCCACGATATGGCCCCCGCCCCCCTCGAGGCGGACCCAGTCAAGGCGGGCCTGCACATGGTTCCGGTCAGCAGCGCCGTGGTGGGCCCGCGCCCCCCGCCCGTGGTGGCCTACGCGCCGCCCCTGCACCAGACCCTGCATCAGCCCGTGCCCGTCTACTCCAGCGAGTGCCACCGCCCGCTGCCCCCCGGCGCCCCCGTGCGTTCCCCCTACCCCGTGATGGGCCTACCCCACACCGCCTACCACCTGGGGCCCCACGCGGGCTCCCCACAGCTGGTGCCAGGATACCGGGGGCCCCCGCAAGGGCCGCATCCCCCGGGGCACCCCGCACTGTACCAAGTTATGGGCGAGCGCCTGCCCAAGGGCGTGAGTGTGTCACAGCACTCCGAGGGGCACGGCGTGGCGGGTGTGGTGTCCGGCCTGTCCTCGGCGCGACCCCGGGAGCGGTACTCGTGCAAGTTCTGCGGCAAGGTGTTCCCGCGCTCGGCCAACCTGACGCGCCACCTGCGCACGCACACGGGCGAGCAGCCGTACAAGTGCAAGTTCTGCGAGCGGTCGTTCAGCATCTCGTCCAACCTGCAGCGCCACGTGCGCAACATCCACAACAAGGAGAAGCCCTACAAGTGCCGCCTGTGCGAGCGTGCCTTCGGCCAGCAGACCAACCTGGACCGCCACATGAAGAAGCACGACTCGGACGGCCCCACCA from Scylla paramamosain isolate STU-SP2022 chromosome 40, ASM3559412v1, whole genome shotgun sequence includes these protein-coding regions:
- the LOC135092546 gene encoding uncharacterized protein LOC135092546, whose amino-acid sequence is MLVPRAAPACAMPAASPTRPAPRPITPAAAYSHHYHMSPPAPSYGRPRLMAALTQPSPPGVSRSRSPHPSLAQYEVPGLPLRAPPHAFRPPGVHGSLGSPKQAAVCPEARAPYPTPDLPDTHPPPWRSDAPPQASDMPFDLSTHNREPRMSPASRPLDLTRI
- the LOC135092702 gene encoding MDS1 and EVI1 complex locus protein EVI1-A-like, with translation MPPHDMAPAPLEADPVKAGLHMVPVSSAVVGPRPPPVVAYAPPLHQTLHQPVPVYSSECHRPLPPGAPVRSPYPVMGLPHTAYHLGPHAGSPQLVPGYRGPPQGPHPPGHPALYQVMGERLPKGVSVSQHSEGHGVAGVVSGLSSARPRERYSCKFCGKVFPRSANLTRHLRTHTGEQPYKCKFCERSFSISSNLQRHVRNIHNKEKPYKCRLCERAFGQQTNLDRHMKKHDSDGPTILDGSPRRYSAPQGQDDAAAAGGDKAADGAATSDLQGGDDEDDEDAYIDVEEEDEEEEEELVEKEGEKISCEVTIKPSSPMEVDAAPGGMPPPMAVLSA